In Streptomyces sp. NBC_01551, one DNA window encodes the following:
- a CDS encoding DUF397 domain-containing protein, whose product MAESMISQPLAGWGKPDLDLSGADWQSSSRGAGDVQIAFVEGFIAMRNSEHPESPSLIFAPDEWRKFVVNARGGAFDLT is encoded by the coding sequence GTGGCCGAGAGCATGATTTCGCAGCCTCTGGCCGGCTGGGGCAAGCCGGACCTCGATCTCAGCGGGGCGGACTGGCAGTCGAGCAGCCGGGGAGCGGGCGACGTCCAGATCGCCTTCGTCGAGGGGTTCATCGCGATGCGCAACAGCGAGCACCCCGAGAGCCCCTCGCTGATCTTCGCGCCGGACGAGTGGCGCAAGTTCGTGGTGAACGCGCGCGGCGGTGCCTTCGACCTCACGTAA